One window of Vitis riparia cultivar Riparia Gloire de Montpellier isolate 1030 chromosome 5, EGFV_Vit.rip_1.0, whole genome shotgun sequence genomic DNA carries:
- the LOC117915391 gene encoding protein LIFEGUARD 4-like, with translation MSPKRSKGDIETGGEGHLYPMMLESPPMRWAFIRKVYAILSMQLLLTVVVAAIVVVVDPISDFMVHNRAGLGLYLFIVVLSLILMCALAAFHKRHPANLILLGMFTLTMAFTMGLSCAFVKGKIILEAAILTSVVTIGLTLYTFWAAKRGHDFSFLGPFLFASLLVLLVFSMIQMFFPMGKLSTMIIGCLGAIIFSGFIIYDTDNMIKRYEYDDFIWAAVSLYLDILNLFIALINILTASDS, from the exons ATGTcgccaaagagaagcaaaggtGATATTGAAACGGGGGGTGAAGGCCACCTCTACCCCATGATGCTTGAGAGCCCGCCGATGCGTTGGGCTTTCATTCGAAAGGTTTATGCCATATTGTCCATGCAACTGCTTCTGACTGTCGTGGTTGCCGCCATTGTCGTCGTAGTCGATCCAATATCAGACTTCATGGTCCACAACAGGGCCGGCCTAGGCCTCTACCTATTCATTGTGGTCCTTTCGTTGATAC TCATGTGTGCACTGGCTGCTTTTCACAAACGTCATCCTGCGAATCTCATTCTTCTTGGGATGTTTACGCTCACCATGGCCTTCACCATGGGCTTGAGTTGTGCCTTCGTTAAag GGAAGATTATTTTGGAGGCTGCAATTTTAACCAGTGTAGTGACCATTGGTCTGACCCTCTACACATTCTGGGCTGCAAAGAGAGGCCACGATTTCAGCTTTCTTGGGCCCTTTCTGTTTGCCTCCCTCCTGGTGCTCCTTGTTTTTAGCATGATTCAG ATGTTTTTCCCAATGGGAAAGTTGTCGACAATGATAATCGGGTGCTTGGGCGCGATCATATTCTCTGGATTCATCATATACGACACTGACAACATGATCAAGCGCTACGAATACGATGACTTCATCTGGGCTGCAGTTTCCCTTTACTTGGAtatcctcaatctcttcattgCTCTCATTAATATCTTAACTGCTTCCGACAGCTAG